The following proteins are co-located in the Rhizobium sp. NLR16a genome:
- a CDS encoding extracellular solute-binding protein has protein sequence MTHRIKLILAGASALLALAAASPSHAETTLSFLIDNNPDTVAAAEALVAAYQAKAPDVTIEIEPRAGGGEGDNIIKTRLATGEMSDVFLYNSGSLLQALKPAQTLVDLSGLASQAKVVEGFKSVVRADGKLYGVPFGTAMAGGILYNRKVYQDLGLTVPKTWADFMANNAKVKASGKVAVAQTYRDTWTSQLFVLADYYNLHAAVPNFAGDYTANKAKYAKTPAATKGFERLKDVHDAGLMNEDFGAASYDDGLRMVATGEAAHYPMLSFAIGAIKQNYPENLADVGFFAQPSDDAATNGLTVWMPPALYIPLTSQHTEEAKKFVDFAGSVEGCKIMVETNTVQGPPLINGCDLPANVPPAVKDMLPYFDAKEKTTPALEFVSPVKGPALEQITVEVGSGIRQPAEAAKLYDEDVRKQAKQLGLPNW, from the coding sequence ATGACACATCGGATAAAGCTCATTCTTGCCGGCGCATCCGCGCTTCTGGCCTTGGCTGCGGCCAGCCCGTCGCATGCGGAAACCACGCTGTCTTTCCTGATCGACAACAACCCCGACACGGTCGCGGCAGCCGAAGCACTGGTTGCCGCCTACCAGGCCAAAGCGCCCGACGTGACGATCGAAATCGAGCCGCGGGCAGGCGGCGGCGAGGGTGACAACATCATCAAGACGCGCCTGGCGACGGGGGAGATGTCCGATGTGTTCCTCTATAATTCCGGATCCCTCTTACAGGCGCTGAAGCCGGCGCAGACACTTGTCGATCTGAGCGGTCTCGCCTCACAGGCGAAGGTGGTTGAAGGCTTCAAATCGGTCGTCCGTGCCGATGGCAAGCTCTACGGCGTTCCCTTCGGCACGGCGATGGCGGGTGGCATCCTCTACAACAGGAAGGTCTATCAGGACCTCGGCCTCACCGTTCCGAAGACATGGGCGGATTTCATGGCCAACAATGCCAAGGTCAAGGCTTCGGGCAAGGTCGCCGTGGCCCAGACCTATCGCGATACCTGGACCTCGCAGCTGTTCGTTCTGGCCGACTATTACAATCTGCATGCCGCCGTGCCGAACTTCGCCGGCGACTATACCGCCAACAAGGCGAAATATGCGAAGACGCCCGCCGCCACAAAAGGCTTCGAACGGCTGAAGGATGTTCACGACGCCGGCCTGATGAACGAGGATTTCGGCGCGGCAAGCTATGACGATGGCCTCAGAATGGTGGCGACGGGCGAAGCGGCGCATTATCCGATGCTGAGCTTCGCCATCGGCGCCATCAAGCAGAATTATCCCGAAAATCTTGCAGATGTCGGTTTCTTCGCGCAGCCGAGCGACGATGCGGCGACGAATGGTCTGACCGTCTGGATGCCGCCCGCCCTCTATATTCCCCTGACCAGCCAGCACACAGAGGAAGCGAAGAAATTCGTGGATTTCGCCGGAAGTGTCGAAGGCTGCAAGATCATGGTGGAAACCAACACCGTGCAGGGGCCTCCGCTGATCAACGGCTGCGATCTGCCTGCCAACGTACCGCCTGCCGTAAAGGACATGCTCCCCTATTTCGACGCCAAGGAAAAGACGACCCCCGCATTGGAATTCGTATCGCCGGTGAAGGGCCCGGCTCTCGAGCAGATCACCGTCGAAGTCGGTTCCGGCATTCGCCAGC
- a CDS encoding alpha-L-rhamnosidase: MNFQPAAIDGNLVSRAWAGEMIAPRSDRGQGTAASFVSKTFDHDGTGLPIELFISALGLYRCFINGARVGNDVLTPGWTNYDARIAYQRYDISRLLKSGFNRIEIWLADGWYRSPIMWGAQAIPNCWGDRIGAIADLVGPSGTLLSTDTTWQSGLLPIQKSGIYFGEIYDARLENVAETHGTARLPFDTGLLVAHETAAVRELQPLAPIESWTDHEGRTIYDFGQNVGGYVRYAVRGVGGTEVRVEHSEVLGPERHFDNRNYRAAAAHTLYTLSGDGDETYAPHFTFHGFRYARVTIKGEAEILAIQSIPISSVPEPAGGFTSGNPLVNRLVENTIWSQRANFIEVPTDCPQRDERLGWTGDAQVFAATACWLSDSQSFLRKYLRDVMADQREDGAVSHFSPDPTRLHPGNFPGYAGSTGWGDAIVVIPWVLYTHYGDRSVLSECLGSMVRWVDFVWSITDGPIVRPPSHWGARGFTFGDWLQPVGDNRKPRPTIADDCAATLYHFISTDLLAKIAGVLGEQMLEEQMKGRADNIRMAFANEFITPAGRLAHNDQTSYALAFLYDLIPAVHEETARKHFRKVIVDADYKIGTGFIGTPALLPALTKLGMDDLAEKVFLQDDVPGWLYQVSKGATTIWERWDSMAPDGTIYEPDMNSYNHYAYGAVCQWLFECVAGISPSPAAPGFAEVIVDPAPIRSLSSVSAYHDISQGRIEAGWHCTGSEVTYVLTLPEGCVGRFRPGRRHRNASLNGEPVIEEAVLPPGTHQLVFSLPDY, translated from the coding sequence ATGAACTTTCAGCCGGCAGCCATCGACGGCAATCTCGTTTCGCGCGCCTGGGCCGGAGAGATGATCGCACCACGATCGGACCGCGGCCAGGGAACGGCCGCAAGCTTCGTCTCCAAGACCTTTGATCATGACGGCACCGGCCTTCCGATAGAACTCTTCATCTCGGCGCTCGGCCTCTATCGCTGCTTCATCAACGGCGCCCGCGTCGGGAACGATGTGCTGACGCCCGGCTGGACAAATTACGACGCCCGCATTGCCTATCAGCGATACGACATCTCGAGATTGCTGAAGTCAGGCTTCAACAGGATAGAAATCTGGCTCGCCGACGGATGGTACCGCTCGCCGATCATGTGGGGCGCCCAGGCTATTCCCAATTGCTGGGGCGACAGGATCGGGGCCATTGCGGATCTGGTCGGCCCCAGCGGCACCCTTCTTTCTACCGACACGACATGGCAAAGCGGCCTTCTGCCGATCCAGAAGTCGGGGATTTATTTCGGCGAGATTTACGACGCACGCCTGGAAAACGTCGCCGAAACCCACGGGACCGCGCGATTGCCGTTCGACACGGGGCTGCTCGTCGCGCATGAGACTGCGGCGGTGCGGGAGCTGCAGCCGCTCGCCCCTATCGAAAGCTGGACCGATCACGAAGGCAGAACGATCTATGATTTCGGCCAGAATGTCGGCGGTTACGTCAGATATGCGGTCCGTGGCGTCGGCGGCACCGAAGTGCGGGTCGAGCACTCGGAAGTCCTTGGGCCGGAACGCCATTTCGACAATCGCAACTATCGCGCGGCGGCCGCGCATACCCTCTATACGCTCAGCGGAGATGGCGACGAGACCTATGCGCCCCATTTCACCTTCCACGGCTTCCGTTATGCCAGGGTGACGATCAAAGGCGAAGCGGAGATTCTTGCGATCCAGTCGATCCCGATCTCCTCGGTGCCGGAACCGGCCGGCGGCTTTACCTCGGGCAATCCTCTCGTCAATCGACTGGTTGAGAATACCATCTGGTCGCAGCGCGCCAATTTCATCGAAGTGCCCACGGATTGCCCGCAGCGCGACGAACGGCTTGGCTGGACGGGTGATGCCCAAGTCTTTGCCGCGACGGCCTGCTGGCTGAGCGACAGCCAGTCCTTCCTCAGGAAATATCTGCGGGATGTGATGGCCGACCAGCGCGAAGACGGCGCCGTTTCGCATTTCTCGCCTGACCCGACACGTCTGCACCCGGGCAATTTCCCGGGCTATGCCGGCTCGACCGGCTGGGGTGACGCGATTGTCGTGATCCCCTGGGTCCTCTACACCCATTACGGCGACCGGTCGGTTCTTTCGGAGTGCCTGGGCTCGATGGTGCGCTGGGTCGATTTCGTCTGGTCCATCACGGATGGCCCGATCGTCCGTCCGCCCTCGCATTGGGGCGCCCGCGGCTTCACCTTCGGCGACTGGCTGCAGCCGGTCGGCGATAACAGAAAGCCGCGCCCGACAATTGCCGACGATTGTGCAGCCACCCTCTACCACTTCATCTCGACGGATCTTCTGGCGAAGATCGCAGGCGTGCTCGGCGAGCAAATGCTTGAAGAACAGATGAAAGGCCGCGCCGACAATATCCGGATGGCCTTTGCTAATGAGTTCATCACGCCGGCAGGGCGGCTCGCCCATAATGACCAGACATCCTACGCACTCGCTTTCCTCTACGATCTGATACCGGCGGTGCATGAGGAAACCGCTCGGAAGCATTTCCGGAAGGTGATCGTCGACGCCGACTACAAGATCGGCACCGGTTTCATCGGCACGCCTGCCCTTTTGCCGGCCCTGACGAAGCTCGGAATGGACGATCTCGCTGAAAAGGTCTTCCTGCAGGACGACGTGCCGGGCTGGCTTTACCAGGTGTCGAAGGGAGCGACGACGATCTGGGAGCGGTGGGATTCCATGGCGCCCGACGGCACCATCTACGAACCCGACATGAACAGCTATAACCACTATGCCTATGGCGCGGTCTGCCAATGGCTGTTCGAATGTGTTGCCGGCATTTCGCCGAGCCCGGCCGCACCCGGCTTTGCCGAAGTGATCGTCGACCCGGCACCGATCCGGTCGCTTTCGTCGGTTTCGGCCTATCACGATATCAGCCAAGGGCGCATCGAGGCCGGCTGGCACTGCACCGGCAGCGAGGTCACCTATGTGCTGACGCTTCCGGAGGGTTGCGTCGGCCGCTTCCGGCCCGGCCGGCGGCACCGGAATGCGTCACTCAATGGCGAGCCTGTCATTGAGGAGGCGGTTCTCCCCCCGGGTACGCACCAGCTGGTCTTTTCCCTACCCGATTACTGA
- a CDS encoding LacI family DNA-binding transcriptional regulator, whose protein sequence is MSIEEQKRLQRNDRVTIRTVAAHAGVSVAAVSKVMRNAYGVSEALRAKVIEAIEVLGYRPSRAARGLRGRSFTIGVLLIDIRNPFLPEVIAGVNGVLAPSHYQAMIGVSDARVQLETSLIESMIDYKMDGLILVAPRLPSDIIAKFAAQIPIVAVGYHDAGATAFDTVNADDQRGAEIAVEALLACGYRDIEMLSLGEREGHQVSVVRQREIGFRRAIQRAGLGSSAPITKIPIAPPKREETMRKFLSRKNRPRAVFCWSDLDAITLLSLAMETGVRVPEDLAVVGYDNSSTAALGLVNLASIDQSGRELGQVATRTLISRIEGRTGAEHIFQIPSLVSRNSLTRSVNAPGT, encoded by the coding sequence ATGTCGATCGAAGAGCAAAAAAGACTGCAACGAAATGATCGCGTGACGATCCGGACAGTGGCAGCGCATGCGGGCGTGTCGGTCGCCGCAGTTTCCAAGGTGATGCGAAACGCTTATGGCGTTAGTGAAGCATTACGGGCAAAGGTGATCGAGGCTATCGAAGTTCTCGGATATCGCCCCTCACGGGCGGCGCGCGGGTTGCGCGGCCGGAGTTTCACCATCGGCGTGCTTTTGATCGACATCCGCAACCCCTTCCTTCCGGAGGTGATTGCCGGCGTCAACGGCGTGCTCGCGCCTTCGCACTACCAGGCGATGATCGGCGTCAGCGACGCGCGCGTGCAGCTGGAGACGTCGTTGATCGAGTCGATGATCGACTACAAGATGGACGGCCTGATCCTGGTTGCGCCGCGCCTGCCCTCGGACATCATCGCAAAGTTCGCGGCTCAGATACCGATCGTTGCGGTCGGTTATCACGATGCCGGCGCCACGGCCTTCGATACGGTCAATGCCGACGACCAGCGCGGGGCGGAAATCGCAGTCGAAGCGCTGCTTGCCTGCGGCTATCGCGACATCGAGATGCTGAGCCTCGGCGAGCGTGAAGGGCACCAGGTCTCCGTCGTGCGCCAGCGTGAGATCGGCTTTCGCCGGGCGATACAGCGCGCCGGACTGGGATCGTCTGCGCCGATCACCAAAATTCCGATCGCCCCGCCAAAGCGGGAGGAAACGATGCGAAAGTTCCTATCGAGAAAGAACAGGCCGCGCGCGGTGTTCTGCTGGAGCGACCTCGACGCCATCACCCTTCTGAGCCTGGCGATGGAAACGGGTGTGCGCGTGCCCGAGGATCTTGCCGTCGTCGGATATGACAATTCGTCGACCGCAGCGCTCGGCCTCGTCAATCTCGCAAGCATCGATCAGTCGGGCAGGGAACTCGGCCAGGTCGCCACCCGAACGTTGATTTCCAGAATAGAGGGCCGCACCGGCGCCGAGCACATTTTCCAGATACCGTCGCTGGTCAGCCGCAACAGCCTGACTCGCTCCGTTAACGCTCCAGGCACATAG
- a CDS encoding dihydrodipicolinate synthase family protein: MTTGWKGVFPAVTTQFNEDLSVDLSATQRVQDALVNDGVNGLIVMGTCGENNSLDPDEKRTILKAAVEVVNGRVPVVTGVSEFDTRRAVAYARDAEKLGADGLMLLPAMVYVPKPEELIAHFRTVAEATSLPIMLYNNPPAYRVNIGVDVLKVLADVPNIKAVKESAPDPRRFTDLINAFGDRFDIFAGLDDVALEGLMLGAKGWVSGLTSAFPEESVQLVAAAERGDWEEARRIYRWFMPLLHLDAEHDLVQSIKLAEQIMGRGSERVRMPRLPLSGARRTEVTAMVEKAAATRPSKLGKAA, encoded by the coding sequence ATGACAACAGGATGGAAGGGCGTATTTCCCGCCGTAACGACGCAGTTCAACGAAGATCTTTCCGTGGATCTTTCCGCAACCCAGCGTGTTCAGGACGCGCTCGTCAACGACGGCGTCAACGGCCTGATCGTCATGGGCACATGCGGTGAGAACAACTCGCTCGATCCCGATGAGAAGCGCACGATCCTCAAAGCCGCCGTCGAGGTCGTCAACGGCCGCGTTCCTGTCGTGACGGGCGTCTCCGAATTCGACACGCGCCGCGCCGTCGCCTATGCCCGCGACGCCGAAAAACTCGGCGCCGACGGGCTGATGCTGCTGCCGGCCATGGTCTATGTCCCGAAGCCGGAGGAGCTGATCGCGCATTTCCGCACCGTCGCCGAGGCGACCTCGCTGCCGATCATGCTCTACAACAATCCGCCCGCCTACCGCGTCAACATCGGCGTCGACGTGCTGAAGGTGCTTGCCGACGTGCCGAACATCAAAGCGGTCAAGGAAAGCGCCCCGGATCCACGCCGCTTCACCGATCTCATCAATGCCTTCGGCGATCGTTTCGATATCTTTGCCGGCCTCGATGACGTCGCGCTTGAGGGCCTGATGCTCGGCGCCAAGGGTTGGGTCTCCGGCCTGACCAGCGCCTTCCCTGAGGAGTCCGTGCAGCTCGTTGCAGCGGCCGAACGCGGCGACTGGGAAGAGGCCCGCAGGATCTACCGCTGGTTCATGCCGCTGCTGCATCTCGATGCCGAGCATGACCTCGTGCAGTCGATCAAGCTCGCCGAGCAGATCATGGGCCGCGGCTCCGAGCGCGTCCGCATGCCGCGCCTGCCGCTTTCGGGTGCACGGCGCACCGAAGTCACCGCCATGGTCGAGAAGGCTGCTGCGACGCGCCCCTCGAAACTCGGCAAGGCAGCCTGA
- a CDS encoding GntR family transcriptional regulator has translation MQNDAENVRVRGSGTQSIYAALRGEILSMALEPASPLDEVRLSERFGMSRTPIREALLRLAADGLVTTLPNRNTIVAPIDFANLPTYFEALTLMYRVTTRGAAGRRNDAIMETIRRHQKDFAGAVAARDAYAMIEANREFHVAIAELAGNAYYTAFFAKLLDEGRRILRLYYSTFDDRLPRQYVDEHEEIIAAIDAGDAERADRLAIAHAGQIVRQIQDYLARNLDRPVAIGLS, from the coding sequence ATGCAGAACGACGCGGAAAATGTGCGGGTGCGCGGTTCCGGCACGCAGAGCATCTATGCCGCGCTGCGCGGGGAGATCCTGTCGATGGCGCTGGAGCCAGCCAGTCCGCTCGACGAGGTGCGGCTGTCGGAGCGTTTCGGCATGTCGAGGACACCCATCCGCGAGGCGCTGTTACGGCTTGCCGCCGATGGGCTGGTCACGACCCTGCCGAACCGGAACACGATCGTTGCGCCGATCGATTTCGCCAACCTGCCTACCTATTTCGAAGCGCTGACGCTGATGTACCGGGTGACGACGCGCGGGGCCGCCGGTCGGCGGAACGACGCGATCATGGAGACCATCCGCCGCCACCAGAAGGACTTCGCCGGCGCGGTTGCCGCGCGCGACGCCTATGCGATGATCGAGGCGAACCGCGAATTCCACGTGGCGATCGCCGAGCTTGCCGGCAACGCCTATTACACGGCCTTCTTCGCCAAACTGCTCGACGAAGGCCGGCGCATCCTTCGCTTGTATTATTCGACCTTCGACGACCGGCTGCCCCGCCAATACGTCGACGAGCATGAGGAAATCATCGCCGCCATCGACGCCGGAGACGCCGAACGCGCCGATCGGCTGGCGATTGCCCACGCCGGCCAGATCGTCCGGCAGATTCAGGATTATCTCGCCCGCAACCTCGATCGGCCGGTGGCGATCGGTCTGTCGTGA
- a CDS encoding Xaa-Pro peptidase family protein, with the protein MSWQHPVPRITEDERQIRLSRLREAIEAEGLAGLLLGPTESLRYFTGLVWHPSERFLGALITPTAVSYIVPGFERSRVETLPHLPGEILVWEEEESSAALIARLVGQGGTLALDDSLPLFFYHALAAAMGADRLADGGRLIHGPRRIKSAAEIALIQHAMNLTLDVHRQVHALLKPGITSSEVVDFIDRQHRQAGADDGSTFAIVSFGAATSLPHGADGDQILGDDEVVLVDTGCRIDGYHSDITRTYMLGGGNGDFERAWWIEREAQQAVFDAARIGAACSSLDDAARKVLAKHSLGPDYRLPGLPHRAGHGLGLEIHEEPYIVRGNDTPLAAGMCFSNEPMIVFPDKFGIRLEDHICMTADGPRWFTDPAAGPTEPFS; encoded by the coding sequence ATGTCATGGCAGCACCCCGTACCCCGGATCACTGAAGACGAGCGTCAGATCCGCCTTTCCAGGCTTCGCGAAGCGATTGAAGCCGAAGGGCTTGCCGGCCTGCTTCTCGGCCCGACCGAAAGCCTGCGTTATTTCACCGGGCTCGTCTGGCATCCGAGCGAAAGGTTCCTCGGCGCGCTGATCACACCCACGGCCGTTTCCTACATCGTTCCGGGTTTCGAGCGCAGCCGCGTCGAAACGCTGCCGCATCTGCCGGGGGAAATCCTGGTCTGGGAAGAGGAGGAAAGCAGTGCAGCGCTCATCGCCCGGCTTGTCGGCCAGGGCGGCACGCTCGCCCTCGACGATAGTTTGCCGCTGTTCTTCTATCACGCCTTGGCAGCGGCGATGGGCGCCGACAGGCTCGCCGACGGCGGGCGGCTGATCCATGGCCCGCGCCGCATCAAGTCGGCGGCCGAGATCGCGCTCATTCAACATGCGATGAACCTGACGCTCGACGTCCACAGACAGGTGCACGCGCTGTTGAAGCCGGGCATCACCTCATCCGAGGTGGTCGATTTCATCGATCGGCAGCATCGCCAGGCGGGTGCCGACGACGGCTCGACATTCGCAATCGTTTCCTTCGGTGCGGCGACTTCGCTTCCTCATGGCGCCGACGGCGATCAGATCCTGGGCGACGACGAGGTCGTTCTCGTCGACACGGGCTGCCGGATCGACGGCTACCATTCCGATATTACCAGGACCTATATGCTCGGCGGCGGTAACGGCGACTTCGAACGCGCCTGGTGGATCGAACGCGAGGCGCAGCAGGCCGTCTTCGATGCCGCCCGGATCGGCGCCGCCTGCTCGAGCCTCGACGATGCGGCCCGCAAGGTGCTCGCCAAACATTCGCTCGGCCCCGACTACCGCCTGCCGGGCTTGCCGCATCGCGCCGGACATGGCCTTGGGCTCGAGATCCATGAAGAGCCTTACATCGTTCGCGGCAACGACACGCCGCTTGCCGCCGGCATGTGTTTTTCCAACGAACCGATGATCGTCTTCCCCGATAAATTCGGGATCCGGCTGGAGGACCATATCTGCATGACCGCGGACGGTCCGCGCTGGTTCACCGATCCGGCGGCCGGACCGACCGAGCCGTTCTCCTGA
- the araD gene encoding L-arabinonate dehydratase has product MSLKISKAPGELRSARWFASEDLRGFGHRSRLMQMGYDAGDWGGKPLIGILSTWSDLNPCHAHFKHRVEDVKRGVLQAGGFPVEMPALALSENFMKPTTMLYRNLLAMETEEQIRAHPVDGVVLMGGCDKTTPGLIMGALSAGVPMIYLPAGPMLRGNYAGQQLGSGSDAWKYWDERRAGTISDKQWAGIEAGIARSYGHCMTMGTASTMTAIADAMGLTLTGVSSIPAADANHIRMSAHSGRRIVEMVWEDLTPDRIVTPAAIRNAATVAMATGCSTNAVIHLLAMARRGGVALTLDDLDALGRVTPVVANVRPSGKTYLMEDFYYAGGLLALMSQIRERLDLDALTVSGETLGAALADAKIYNDDVIRPLSNPIYPEGSLAVLKGNLAPDGAVIKPVACDPRFHVHQGPALVFDSYPDMKAAVEDETLDVTPDHVMVLRNAGPLGGPGMPEWGMLPMPKALLKQGYRDMLRLSDARMSGTSYGACVLHVAPEAHVGGPLALLRNGDIIRIDIPNRRLDMLVDEAELVRRRAAWMQPADRFGRGYGWMYASHVSQADKGCDFDYLLPEFGAAAGEPDIF; this is encoded by the coding sequence ATGTCCTTGAAAATCAGTAAGGCGCCGGGGGAATTGCGGTCGGCGCGCTGGTTCGCATCCGAAGACCTGCGCGGCTTCGGCCATCGCTCGCGCCTGATGCAGATGGGTTATGACGCCGGTGACTGGGGCGGCAAGCCGCTGATCGGCATCCTGTCCACCTGGTCGGACCTCAATCCCTGCCACGCCCATTTCAAGCATCGCGTCGAAGACGTGAAGCGCGGCGTGCTACAGGCGGGCGGCTTTCCGGTGGAGATGCCAGCGCTGGCGCTGTCGGAAAACTTCATGAAGCCCACGACCATGCTCTACCGCAACCTTCTGGCGATGGAGACCGAAGAGCAGATCCGCGCCCACCCCGTCGATGGCGTGGTGTTGATGGGAGGATGCGACAAGACCACGCCTGGCCTCATCATGGGCGCGCTCAGCGCCGGCGTACCGATGATCTACCTGCCGGCGGGGCCGATGCTGCGGGGCAACTATGCGGGCCAGCAGCTCGGTTCCGGCTCGGATGCCTGGAAATACTGGGACGAGCGGCGCGCCGGAACGATATCGGACAAGCAATGGGCCGGCATTGAAGCCGGCATTGCGCGCTCCTACGGCCATTGCATGACGATGGGCACCGCTTCGACGATGACGGCAATTGCCGATGCGATGGGGCTGACGCTGACGGGGGTCTCTTCGATTCCCGCGGCTGATGCCAACCATATTCGCATGTCGGCTCATTCAGGCCGGCGGATCGTCGAGATGGTCTGGGAAGATCTGACGCCGGACCGGATCGTCACTCCGGCGGCCATTCGCAATGCGGCGACGGTCGCCATGGCGACCGGTTGTTCGACCAATGCCGTCATCCATCTCCTGGCCATGGCGCGCAGGGGCGGGGTCGCGCTGACGCTCGACGATCTCGACGCGCTTGGCCGCGTCACTCCGGTAGTCGCCAATGTCCGTCCGTCCGGAAAGACCTATCTGATGGAGGATTTCTACTATGCCGGCGGTCTTCTGGCGCTGATGTCGCAGATCCGCGAGCGGCTCGATCTCGACGCATTGACGGTTTCGGGGGAAACGCTGGGCGCGGCTCTGGCCGATGCAAAGATCTACAATGACGATGTGATCCGCCCGCTTTCCAATCCGATCTATCCGGAGGGCTCGCTTGCCGTACTCAAGGGCAATCTGGCGCCCGACGGCGCGGTGATCAAACCCGTCGCCTGCGACCCGCGCTTCCATGTCCACCAAGGCCCGGCCCTGGTCTTCGACAGTTACCCCGACATGAAGGCGGCGGTGGAGGACGAGACGCTCGATGTGACGCCGGATCATGTGATGGTGTTGCGCAATGCCGGACCGCTCGGCGGCCCCGGCATGCCGGAATGGGGCATGCTGCCGATGCCCAAGGCGCTGCTGAAGCAAGGATATCGCGACATGCTGCGGCTGTCGGATGCGCGCATGAGCGGCACCAGCTATGGCGCCTGCGTGCTGCACGTGGCGCCCGAAGCCCATGTCGGCGGCCCGCTCGCTTTGTTGCGGAACGGCGACATCATCAGGATCGACATCCCCAACCGCCGGCTGGATATGCTGGTCGACGAGGCGGAGCTGGTCCGGCGCCGCGCCGCCTGGATGCAGCCGGCGGATCGTTTCGGCCGCGGCTACGGCTGGATGTACGCCTCCCATGTCAGCCAGGCCGACAAGGGTTGCGATTTCGATTATCTGCTGCCCGAATTCGGAGCGGCAGCCGGAGAACCGGACATTTTCTAG
- a CDS encoding ribonuclease activity regulator RraA, with protein sequence MITLSDSTREKLMRVSVATISTALFKRGLRNQTIQDVQPVAGKGRNMVGPAYTLRYIPAREDLNKLEVFRNPEHPQRACVESCPPGAVLVMDSRKNPRAASAGSILVTRLMVRGVAGVVTDGGFRDSPEIARSAIPAYHNRPSAPTNLTLHQALDINVPIGCGDVAVWPGDIMVGDDEAVIVIPAELADEIAEEAVEMTAYEDFVTERVLAGQSIIGLYPATQPHNLEEFAAWRAKHGR encoded by the coding sequence ATGATCACACTTTCAGACAGCACGCGCGAAAAACTCATGCGGGTGAGCGTCGCCACCATCAGCACTGCGCTCTTCAAGCGCGGCCTGCGCAACCAGACGATCCAGGATGTGCAGCCGGTCGCCGGCAAAGGCCGCAATATGGTCGGCCCGGCCTATACGCTGCGCTACATTCCGGCGCGCGAGGACCTGAACAAGCTCGAGGTTTTCCGCAATCCCGAACACCCGCAGCGCGCCTGCGTGGAAAGCTGCCCCCCCGGCGCCGTCCTGGTGATGGACAGCCGCAAGAATCCACGCGCCGCCTCCGCCGGCTCGATCCTCGTCACGCGGCTGATGGTGCGCGGCGTGGCGGGTGTCGTCACCGATGGCGGTTTCCGCGACAGCCCCGAAATAGCGAGATCGGCGATCCCGGCCTATCACAACCGCCCCTCGGCGCCGACGAACCTGACGCTGCACCAGGCGCTCGACATCAACGTGCCGATCGGTTGCGGTGACGTGGCGGTCTGGCCCGGCGATATCATGGTCGGCGACGACGAAGCGGTGATCGTCATTCCGGCGGAACTGGCCGACGAGATTGCCGAGGAGGCCGTGGAAATGACCGCTTATGAGGACTTCGTGACCGAGCGCGTGCTGGCCGGCCAGTCGATCATCGGTCTCTATCCGGCGACGCAGCCGCACAATCTCGAAGAATTCGCCGCCTGGCGCGCCAAGCACGGCCGCTGA